Proteins found in one Candidatus Zixiibacteriota bacterium genomic segment:
- a CDS encoding flagellar FlbD family protein yields the protein MIKVTRLNDTQLVINADLIEFVEAIPDTIISLTTGKKIMVKESIDDVIERVASFRRLSSGFIASGEPQERS from the coding sequence ATGATAAAGGTCACCCGCTTAAATGACACGCAACTCGTAATCAACGCGGATCTTATCGAATTCGTGGAAGCGATTCCCGACACGATCATTAGTCTGACAACAGGCAAGAAGATCATGGTCAAGGAGTCGATTGACGATGTGATAGAGCGTGTCGCAAGCTTCAGGAGGCTCTCCAGCGGCTTTATCGCCTCTGGGGAACCTCAGGAGCGTAGCTAG